In one Dermacentor albipictus isolate Rhodes 1998 colony chromosome 4, USDA_Dalb.pri_finalv2, whole genome shotgun sequence genomic region, the following are encoded:
- the grp gene encoding serine/threonine-protein kinase Chk1 isoform X1, with the protein MGLTPGTRSMASCPASTASSTMKHEFVEGWDLTQVLGEGAYGEVKLLVNRATQEAVAVKVLNNSDHAEAAENFRKEICVHRMLNHDNIIKYYGHRKDGNQQYIFLEYASGGELFDRIEPDCGMDQGVAQRYFKQIMSGVEYLHSKGVAHRDLKPENILLDANDNIKISDFGMATVFRFRGEERLLVKRCGTLPYIAPEVLVKQYRAEPADIWSCGVILVALLGGELPWDKPSACCPEYKDWKDCKITVPPWSKLDNAVLSLLRKILMPNPAKRYTIEQIKNHQWMKKLLKSKNANTKWLGSNVDSFTRKNSCFDIGQAADASRDDDTITRLSSSQPDPLRRGVEPSLELASDTDVVVQRVSFSQPAHLDDMLLSTQTQGTQSSSQTPLQRLVKRMTRFFVTTDAQQTVEELKSLFERLGYSWKTNSPGQITVTTLDKRKAQLVFKASLIEMSAKILVDFRLSRGDGLEFKKHFVIIRNHLSEHIAKGPVSWPIAVATNSIP; encoded by the exons AT GGGCCTTACTCCCGGTACGCGGTCCATGGCATCATGTCCTGCGTCCACTGCCTCAAG CACCATGAAGCACGAGTTTGTGGAAGGCTGGGATTTGACGCAAGTGCTGGGTGAAGGAGCGTATGGGGA AGTCAAGCTTCTGGTTAACAGGGCAACACAAGAAGCAGTCGCAGTCAAAGTGTTGAATAACAGTGACCACGCTGAAGCAGCTGAGAACTTTAGAAAAGAG ATATGTGTTCATCGAATGCTTAACCATGATAACATTATTAAATATTATGGTCACAGGAAGGATGGGAATCAGCAATATATTTTTCTTGAGTATGCGTCTGGCGGTGAGCTGTTCGATAGAATAG AGCCGGATTGTGGCATGGACCAAGGAGTTGCTCAAAGATATTTCAAGCAAATAATGTCTGGAGTG GAGTACCTGCATTCAAAAGGCGTTGCACATAGGGATTTGAAGCCTGAGAACATCCTATTAGATGCCAATG ACAACATCAAGATCTCTGACTTTGGCATGGCCACAGTGTTTAGGTTTCGGGGAGAAGAAAGATTACTTGTGAAGAGGTGCGGTACGCTGCCGTACATTGCACCTGAAGTGCTTGTCAAGCAGTACCGTGCAGAGCCTGCCGACATCTGGAGCTGTGGGGTCATCCTAGTCGCACTGCTTGGTGGGG AACTGCCTTGGGACAAGCCTTCTGCATGTTGCCCAGAGTATAAAGATTGGAAGGACTGCAAGATTACTGTGCCACCATGGTCAAAACTGGACAATGCAGTTCTTT CACTACTTCGAAAAATACTGATGCCAAACCCAGCGAAAAGGTACACAATAGAGCAAATCAAAAACCATCAGTGGATGAAGAAACTTCTCAAGTCGAAAA ATGCCAATACCAAGTGGCTGGGCAGCAATGTGGATTCATTCACACGCAAGAATAGCTGCTTTGACATTGGCCAGGCAGCTGATGCAAGCAG GGATGATGACACCATCACCAGGCTCTCAAGTTCGCAGCCAGATCCATTGCGCAGGGGTGTTGAGCCAAGTCTGGAGTTGGCCTCTGATACGGATGTTGTTGTGCAGCGTGTCAGCTTTTCTCAGCCAGCACACCTTGATGACATGCTACTGAGCACACAGACCCAGGGTACTCAGAGCTCTTCACAG aCACCTCTTCAGAGGCTAGTGAAGCGAATGACAAGGTTCTTTGTCACCACTGATGCCCAGCAAACCGTTGAGGAGCTAAAATCCCTCTTTGAGCGTCTGGGTTATTCATGGAAGACAAACTCTCCAGGACAG ATCACTGTTACAACGCTAGATAAACGCAAAGCACAGCTAGTGTTTAAAGCAAGCCTGATTGAGATGAGTGCTAAGATCCTTGTGGACTTCAGGCTGTCTCGT GGTGATGGCTTGGAGTTCAAGAAGCACTTCGTGATCATCAGGAACCACCTGTCTGAACACATTGCCAAAGGCCCTGTCAGCTGGCCTATAGCAGTGGCCACTAACAGCATTCCCTGA
- the grp gene encoding serine/threonine-protein kinase Chk1 isoform X2: MKHEFVEGWDLTQVLGEGAYGEVKLLVNRATQEAVAVKVLNNSDHAEAAENFRKEICVHRMLNHDNIIKYYGHRKDGNQQYIFLEYASGGELFDRIEPDCGMDQGVAQRYFKQIMSGVEYLHSKGVAHRDLKPENILLDANDNIKISDFGMATVFRFRGEERLLVKRCGTLPYIAPEVLVKQYRAEPADIWSCGVILVALLGGELPWDKPSACCPEYKDWKDCKITVPPWSKLDNAVLSLLRKILMPNPAKRYTIEQIKNHQWMKKLLKSKNANTKWLGSNVDSFTRKNSCFDIGQAADASRDDDTITRLSSSQPDPLRRGVEPSLELASDTDVVVQRVSFSQPAHLDDMLLSTQTQGTQSSSQTPLQRLVKRMTRFFVTTDAQQTVEELKSLFERLGYSWKTNSPGQITVTTLDKRKAQLVFKASLIEMSAKILVDFRLSRGDGLEFKKHFVIIRNHLSEHIAKGPVSWPIAVATNSIP, from the exons ATGAAGCACGAGTTTGTGGAAGGCTGGGATTTGACGCAAGTGCTGGGTGAAGGAGCGTATGGGGA AGTCAAGCTTCTGGTTAACAGGGCAACACAAGAAGCAGTCGCAGTCAAAGTGTTGAATAACAGTGACCACGCTGAAGCAGCTGAGAACTTTAGAAAAGAG ATATGTGTTCATCGAATGCTTAACCATGATAACATTATTAAATATTATGGTCACAGGAAGGATGGGAATCAGCAATATATTTTTCTTGAGTATGCGTCTGGCGGTGAGCTGTTCGATAGAATAG AGCCGGATTGTGGCATGGACCAAGGAGTTGCTCAAAGATATTTCAAGCAAATAATGTCTGGAGTG GAGTACCTGCATTCAAAAGGCGTTGCACATAGGGATTTGAAGCCTGAGAACATCCTATTAGATGCCAATG ACAACATCAAGATCTCTGACTTTGGCATGGCCACAGTGTTTAGGTTTCGGGGAGAAGAAAGATTACTTGTGAAGAGGTGCGGTACGCTGCCGTACATTGCACCTGAAGTGCTTGTCAAGCAGTACCGTGCAGAGCCTGCCGACATCTGGAGCTGTGGGGTCATCCTAGTCGCACTGCTTGGTGGGG AACTGCCTTGGGACAAGCCTTCTGCATGTTGCCCAGAGTATAAAGATTGGAAGGACTGCAAGATTACTGTGCCACCATGGTCAAAACTGGACAATGCAGTTCTTT CACTACTTCGAAAAATACTGATGCCAAACCCAGCGAAAAGGTACACAATAGAGCAAATCAAAAACCATCAGTGGATGAAGAAACTTCTCAAGTCGAAAA ATGCCAATACCAAGTGGCTGGGCAGCAATGTGGATTCATTCACACGCAAGAATAGCTGCTTTGACATTGGCCAGGCAGCTGATGCAAGCAG GGATGATGACACCATCACCAGGCTCTCAAGTTCGCAGCCAGATCCATTGCGCAGGGGTGTTGAGCCAAGTCTGGAGTTGGCCTCTGATACGGATGTTGTTGTGCAGCGTGTCAGCTTTTCTCAGCCAGCACACCTTGATGACATGCTACTGAGCACACAGACCCAGGGTACTCAGAGCTCTTCACAG aCACCTCTTCAGAGGCTAGTGAAGCGAATGACAAGGTTCTTTGTCACCACTGATGCCCAGCAAACCGTTGAGGAGCTAAAATCCCTCTTTGAGCGTCTGGGTTATTCATGGAAGACAAACTCTCCAGGACAG ATCACTGTTACAACGCTAGATAAACGCAAAGCACAGCTAGTGTTTAAAGCAAGCCTGATTGAGATGAGTGCTAAGATCCTTGTGGACTTCAGGCTGTCTCGT GGTGATGGCTTGGAGTTCAAGAAGCACTTCGTGATCATCAGGAACCACCTGTCTGAACACATTGCCAAAGGCCCTGTCAGCTGGCCTATAGCAGTGGCCACTAACAGCATTCCCTGA